The DNA window GAGTCATTCCTTCATTGTGTTCGAGATTGCAgcgtttaaaaaaaaacttttgctAAACATTAGACTCTCTCTCTTATAGACTTTTTCTTGATCCATGATACTAATTtctagcttaaaaattgaagatCTAATTAATAGTCGTAATACTCTCTTTGTTATGAGAGTCTATGGGCTTTAAGAAATATGAACGTAACATGAatctttcattattttattttcttgtatCGCCTTTTTCTGGAGGCTCTTTACATGGAAGACTCCTTCCgcacttgtttttttttaaaactaccaCACGAGAACATAAAAGAACATATTATCAAATAGAAGCCCTTTAACTACATATGCATTATTTTACTAATGTCGATCGAAGTTCCCATAGTATGACGACCCGCAACTTTTGTGGAACCATTCGTAATTCTCCAAGGAGCAAGAAGTGTGACTTCTTTGGCTTTATTCCAAATTTTTATGTCATCCTTCaagcaaaaattaattttattcacCATGATCTCTCACCCGCGATTGCGAAAGATATGGGTCTTTATGACTCAATTTGCTACACAAGTTGTTTAGAGTTATGCACACTCTTCGTGAAAAAAATCAAAATGTTGATTGATAGAGCGTAGATTCTGCAGCTACTACCTACTTAGGGTTTaatcttaaaacactaataagaACAAACAAAacgaatgaagaagagaaaatagatctGAATATTTCTTATCTCATTTCAGCTGCTAACAGCAATATAAATACTAAGGTAAGAGATACAGCAGCATAGATGGGCCTAAGCCACTTACATAAGGATAACATAAATGGGCCTAAGCCACTTGATTCTAAGAACTATTCATTAAAAGACTATTCAGCAATAAAATCCTTCATCCAATAAGGCTTCTTAATTAATCTGTTGGGCCTTCTATCAATGATTTTATGGTCAAACCGAAAACTTTCTCCAATATCAACTTCATGGTGCATGTATTCCATCATTCTATGTTGAACAACATCCTACTAACATTTTTTATTAAGATtatagtttttctttttatttagtcttgtaacaaaaaaaaacaatataaaagcgTATTGACAGACACATTAATACATCTATTTTTATTGCTATATATAAAGAGAATACTTGTTTTTGGTATAgttatttttcttataatttctTCTTTCATTTACATTATTTTATTAGCACTTTTCCATTATGTTTTACTTCATCAAAGAGAAAAGATGACCGACCCAATCGTTAGGATAACTGCATTCTAACAATAATAATGACTATAgaactaaataaataataatattttttattagttttacaaaatattatataatttaagGTGAATCGGACTCGATCTAAAACGTAATGGAAAACTCATAATTCATGGATCGGGCCTCTTATGCACTACGTGGGTTGCCAAAAATGCATTTTGTTTTCGTAGATGTATATTCGAAAGCACTTTTTTTTCAAAGTTCATTTGTTCCGTAAGTGCATCTACGAAATTCTTACAGTTATGCGTCTATGGAAGCATTTGATCTTATATTCGTGTCATATTGCTTCTCCTCCTTCATTCTCACACTTTTCATCTTCTACTCCCTTAATCTCTCTCAACATAAAAAATCAAACGTCCACCAAACTTCATTGTTTTCTCTCGATTTCGACATTGAACGTCAACATCAACGATCAACACAtttcaacaacttcaaaactcaatttaatcagtaagttttcaatttttttgagtATTTCCCGTAATATAGTTTGAATACATCtttaggtgtagaaatcattagttagttttagaaacatagtttagagacaatgtatgtGTTTTTTGATGTGTAAAACGGACGATCAAGCCACCAAAATGGGGTTTTTTAGTGGCTGGAACAGTGACAAACGCCATTGTTGTGTTTTTGAAGTTTCAGAacgttccgtaggtgcatcttcGGAATAAATGAAACGTTAGGTAgtttcgtagatgcacatacgAAACAACCCCTGTTTTTTAAAATGATAggtgcttccgtagatacatTTACGGAAGATTTCCATATTTGCATCTACGaagttaaatttgattttttttccttttctttttataagttaattgtaTCTAACTCGACTTTATTTATAATACAATACAGACATTATGACCGACCAGTTAGACCGACCAGTTAGACCGACTTATACGTGGGAGGATTGCACAACATGCCTCTGTGCGACGTACACGGATGCATGTAGTCTCAAAGGTGACGGATGGATCCGCCATTCTAGTAGATGTACCTGACACCTCCATTCTAGCAGAGGTGACGGATAGGACCACAACGTAGAGTCACCTGGAGCATAAGGGACTTACGCCTTCCATATCTACTTCTTGATCTCAAAGTCATCGAGATGATGGTGATGGTTCCTCACAATTCCCTCCACCAGCAGACATCATCGGGATACTTCTTCTACTCCTGTGCCACCTCCGGCTGATGCAGGATCTCCCGTGCCACCTCCTGATGGTGTTAACCCGTTACACGAGGAGGTTGATGCGCCTGAGGCACCTGTGGGCTACCCAGGGGGTCCTTTAGATTTATCCCTGTTGATAGGATATGCTGATCATATAGCCATACATGTCTAGAACGGAGAGGTAAAATTTCTTAGACTTATTACTTTTTTGTCCTTAAggaaatttattatttctaactTTGCTTGTTATTAACAGCGTTTTCTTCGGAAAATTTTCAAGATAGGGATTCCCAGAAGTTCTACAACCATGGGCGGAAGATTGCCTCTCTGCAGTAGCCTACGAAGCTGTGGTTCCAGGATGTCCTCATAGCTTTTGAGTTGAAGGACCTCTATCAGATAGGGTACTCCACCATACATAATGGGATGTTGGATGAATTTTCAGAGAGGTGGCACCCAAAGACGTCGTCATTCCATCAGCCTCATGGTGAGATTACCATCACATTGGACGACATCGCATGCCTCCTGCATATACCTATCCGAGGTACTCTCCTTGGTCATGGTAGGATGACGAAGGAGGAAACGAGGGAGGCTCTGATTGAGGAGCTCGGTGTTGATCCAGAGTTTGCGCTTGAGAAGGTGGATAGGACTCGAGGCGCACACGTGCGATTTCACTTCTTGACCCGAAGATAAGATATCGAGCTCCTTACGGCACAACGTGTTATTGGTGACCCAATAGAGGTGGAGATACACAGACAGTGTGTGCTAAGATGTTACTTTCTATTTTTGTTAGGCACTCAACTATTTATGGACACGAACTCCTCGTACATAGATGTCGTCTACCTGAGGTACTTATCGAATATCGCACggatccatgagtacaactaggGAACGGTAACACTGGCGTAAAACTACTATAGACTCGGAAAGGAATTCTTGTGGAAGACAATGACAGTGGCAGGCAGTTGTTCACTCTTAGTGATAACAATCTTATATCCTTAAACTTTTTCTCAAAGTCGTTCATTCTATTGTCGTAGTAATGTTTGATCcccgtgttttttattttcattttagggTTGGATATTACACCACTTCCCCATGATCATTGGTTGGGGAGAGGTTCCTGGCTACACAAACGCCATGCCGCGTGCTAGTGCCTTCGTCCCCCTCCGAGGGAATCAGGTGTCGGATCTGTACAAATACTATCTAGACCGCATGGCTGCCAAGGACACCCGATATGACTGCTACGCTGCTCACCATGAGACGGTTCCGTGGGATGACATTGCACTATATTCTGAATGGTTTACTTCCAGTTCAACCATCATTGTTCGCTATCTTCTAGAGCGCGTCATGCGGCAGATCGGCTACGGTCAGACGATACCTCGCCACCCTTCTTCCTTCACTCCTACCTTGATGATCTGTCGGCAGATAGATGAGGTCTTTGTAGACTTTGAGCATCAGATGGTTCCGGACAAGGCTCAAGCAACCAGATCAGAGGTTGACCGGAGTTGTGCCGATGGGTACATCACTTAGTACTTCACAGTGTCACGCCTCTACATGATCCCCACTACAGCGGGATCACAACCCAGACTAGCCCATCAGGAGATCTTGTAGACTCATCAGTCTCAGTTGGACTACACTGACGATGTTCTTCCTCGCTATTGTGAGATACTTGACATGACGCGAGCAGACAGTGCTGGTGGTTTATTCCCAGAGGGTTCTGATCACAGGCGTAGACTGGATGGTATCATTAAGGTGGCAGATTGGGCATTTTTGTATCATCAATATTGTGTCACGATAGGTGAGACACTTGACAGTAGAGGCAGAGTAGCCAGCAGACAACATGGTGGACGTAGAGGTATGGCCGGAGACAGAGGAAAGGATGAGGATGTTGTCCGACACACACAGTAGTGATGCCtatgattttatttatgtttGTATTTTGATTTATACGATGTATTCTTTTGGTGTACTATATTCCACTGCCTTTAAATTGCACTATTTTGAtgtactataatttgatgttccatttttgttataaaaattgagtttttgagtgaaatgtagttgattaaaaatataacagaatgttccgtagatacatctacggaacactatGTTTTTAACACCTTCCATAgatatatctacgaaagatttccTGAACTAAATTTATTTGCATTTTTTCAACATTCACTATGTTTTTTACGCTTCCGGAGATGCACCTCcgaaaaaaaaccaaattttgtaaaaaaaaaaagtgcttTCTAATGTGTATCCACAAAATCAGGGAGCATGATTGAAATTTCGTTAATTGGCTAAGAGATTCAATGGGTGGATTGAGATATTGCCAACATAATTCATATACTATTTTATatcttttcaaaaataataataaaaaaacacatttgAGAGTTACTTCTCCTATAAGAATAATTCCTCATATGTAAGTCATTGATGAAACATATGAGTGTTCAAAACTGAACCGATCCAATAAAAAACCCTAAATCGAATCAAACCAAAATCGTAAAAATCATATTTGGTTCGAATCTATTCGGATTATTTTCTAACAAAATCGcatggtttggttcagtttgcaGTTTATGTTCTACCaactgaaccaacccaaactaaATCGCATAATGTTGTAAAATCTTACAAACTAATATATATTTGTTGATTCTTTTGAAAAATCAAAaagtattatttatatattttatcatatttcttgtctgatatttatattaataaaaaattatttaattataaatattgttaattttattttaaatgaaatcattatatatttatttttttcatttttaatttattaacatTGATAAGAATAAGATTAAAAGAAGTTTTCGCATctctttatatataaaatataataatattctaatttttttaatatcacAATTTTATGTATATTATTCATTAGATATAAGATAAAAATTAAGCCGCAATTCATATTTATGcatcaaattataaatttatttcgaCAATAACTTTATTTTATGATAATGTATGAATGATTAAACATACAATTATGTTGTCTTTATATATGTATATCTATGACTCAATAAAAATCTCTTAAAAATCGAACCAATCGAATCAATTCAAACTGCATTAGTTTGGTTTAGTttgattcaattttatttttaaaaaccaacCGAACTAAATTAAACTACTTGTTTTATCGTAAAAACCGCTCAAACCACATTGGAAAGACTCAAATGAAACATTTCATCATACACTTAAAACAAAATTCTATACCTGCCTAGCACTTGAACCAATTTAGCTAAATGAAAGCAACAAGTCATGTGCAATATGCATGTGTGTGTGGTGGGTCAATTATCATATGTATAGTTCTTTCCTACCTTTTATAATCAAATTTGGTGAAATATTGTCATGGTTCAACTATATTTGATTTAGAGgacctataaataaataaataaataaataaataaataaataaataaataaataaataaatattaaaggtAGAGAGAGATTGAACATCTATAataaagaacaaaaataaaaatcaacaaaagtGGGCCCAATAGCCAACCAAGGTCCACTCCTTAAAAATGAAACAAACAACCTAAGATGACACTTTCTAGTTCCACCCAAAACTGTCTCTTAGCTACTTTTAGGACTAAAAAAATGATTTAGAGAGAGAAATCTGATCTACACAAAGACTTCAACTACAAGTTCTACAACTTGAGATTGAGTGACAGAGAGAGAAAGTTAATGTGAGTGACTCTAGGAACAAAATGAGGAGAGTGGAGCGAGAATTTTGGCCGAAAAATATGTGATTATTACTCTCATTCATAGATTTGCATGGCTTGAAtttccaaaatatttaatttttttatttattgttttttatcttTCAGACAAGCAAACTAAATCTCAGATAAATCCGAGAAATCTTTcacacttctctctctctctctctctctctctctctctgagttCAGATGCACTTTTCTGCTCAATTGGTGCCTGGTCTTATGGATGTTTAGGTAATTTTAAATAATGAGTCTTTTGGATTTTGCATTACATATACAGTTCTGAATTGTAGCCTCTTTTATCTCTCTTCATTGATAAAAGGGCATCTGAATTTTGCTTAAAAATTCAATCTTTTGCAAAAGGGTATCTGAATTTTGCTTAAGAATTTGATCTTTGCAAAagggtatatgaattttgcttaaaaaTCTGATCTTTGCAAAAGGGTTTTATGATTCATTGTCAATGCTAGCAAATAGTTGAGGTGACAgtgttagttttaatttaattttaattttaattttctgtgtcttgcatttttttttcaatttttttgggATGGAAGATGACACAAAAATGGCTCAAGAGCAAGAAGATCAATCCAGAAACAATTGCATCAATGGTGGTAGATCTACTAAAAGGCCAAAGCAAAAGAAGGTTCCACAAAGAGGTCTTGGTGTAGCACAGCTTGAAAAGATACTAGAAGAACAACACATGAAAGATGGTGTTGTGATTTCACCTTCCAAAAATTCATCAACATCTTCATCCTCACCAACAACTATATCATCTTATTTGCCTCTTCCAATCAACAATTTTAACCATTCCAATGTAAAAGATGGTGCTTTCATTTTACCTTCACAAAATTCTacttcatcaacatcatcatcattatcatcaacatCATCCACAACCATATCAAACTATTTGCCTTTACCAATTACCAATTACAATCTCATGAACCAAAATTCTTCTCCTAGTCCTTTACCTATGCCACAACTGGATTTTAGATCTCCAATGTCCCTGCAACATTTGGATGGTAAAGCTTCTGGTACTGTTCCATTGAACAACAGTGGTGTGTTTGGGAATGTGCCTAAGTTTTGGAGCTCTCGTGAATTGGATTATGAGAAGGAGAGTTTTGGTATGGAACATGGATTGCCCTTTGTTTCTAGTTTGCCTTTTGATTCTAATCCAATTTGGCCTCTGCCTAATTGGGTTCAGAGATCACAGtttcatcatcaaccttcttcacaagtggtaaagaataaagatgtttttttttgtttgttcaaTTTTCATGATTTGGTTTCATTTTGACACATTTTCTTCCTACGGAATATGAAATATTTGGTTTATGATACATGTAGGTGAATAACTCCTCAGGAACTTCATCCACTCATCTGCCTCAGTTGTCAATTGAGCCCCCTTCAAACCAAAATAGTACTAGCAACGGTCCGCCGATCAGGTCGGCGGAGAAGGTAATCTTGTACTTGCAAGATTTGCTCTCATTGTAATTCATAGACCATCTGCATAGTTCTGTTTGATCTGTATTTTGTGTTTCTGTTTAATCTGTAATGTGTATGGCATCAATATTTTCACAGTTGATGCGGCCGTAAATGTGTTCACATGTCGCTGAGACATCAAAAACATTGATGTCATGGCCAAAATCACGATTTTGTACCGTATTTTAAAACCTTGATATGCATAACAAGTACATTTTTATTGGTTATTGAAAGGTTTTTAATTAGATATGCTGCAGTCcttcacaaattttttttttctgcTGTCACAAATTTCTGTTATCAGTACATTGGTGATCGTTGAATCAAGATCAGACAGTGCACAAAGCAAGccgattttgatttttttaacctCTAAAATACCGAGGTTGAAATATGGATTGTCTAATATTGAGCTTATAATATGGATTCATG is part of the Vicia villosa cultivar HV-30 ecotype Madison, WI linkage group LG2, Vvil1.0, whole genome shotgun sequence genome and encodes:
- the LOC131653443 gene encoding uncharacterized protein LOC131653443 isoform X1 produces the protein MEDDTKMAQEQEDQSRNNCINGGRSTKRPKQKKVPQRGLGVAQLEKILEEQHMKDGVVISPSKNSSTSSSSPTTISSYLPLPINNFNHSNVKDGAFILPSQNSTSSTSSSLSSTSSTTISNYLPLPITNYNLMNQNSSPSPLPMPQLDFRSPMSLQHLDGKASGTVPLNNSGVFGNVPKFWSSRELDYEKESFGMEHGLPFVSSLPFDSNPIWPLPNWVQRSQFHHQPSSQVVNNSSGTSSTHLPQLSIEPPSNQNSTSNGPPIRSAEKMMIGMKRPYPFSLDFPQTPLNYKLPSIGQSSTNGRTSCESENGYHLDAAISNSRESQSCSASNSDPKSKKKDKGIKEFDGSFLTLAPPTPPTLYAVSPSKPLESNSQESPEKNIEDQFSIPAGYRLVKQQNFIPGQNGQTTSRNQNGHEVEEIIDLNLKL
- the LOC131653443 gene encoding uncharacterized protein LOC131653443 isoform X2, with amino-acid sequence MAQEQEDQSRNNCINGGRSTKRPKQKKVPQRGLGVAQLEKILEEQHMKDGVVISPSKNSSTSSSSPTTISSYLPLPINNFNHSNVKDGAFILPSQNSTSSTSSSLSSTSSTTISNYLPLPITNYNLMNQNSSPSPLPMPQLDFRSPMSLQHLDGKASGTVPLNNSGVFGNVPKFWSSRELDYEKESFGMEHGLPFVSSLPFDSNPIWPLPNWVQRSQFHHQPSSQVVNNSSGTSSTHLPQLSIEPPSNQNSTSNGPPIRSAEKMMIGMKRPYPFSLDFPQTPLNYKLPSIGQSSTNGRTSCESENGYHLDAAISNSRESQSCSASNSDPKSKKKDKGIKEFDGSFLTLAPPTPPTLYAVSPSKPLESNSQESPEKNIEDQFSIPAGYRLVKQQNFIPGQNGQTTSRNQNGHEVEEIIDLNLKL